A part of Halalkalicoccus subterraneus genomic DNA contains:
- a CDS encoding DUF7559 family protein encodes MPATLEVVCTDDGCEIDMFELHYTYDMPDDVGVEDFACPYCGGVDCLEAVEL; translated from the coding sequence ATGCCCGCGACGCTCGAAGTCGTCTGTACGGACGACGGTTGTGAAATCGATATGTTCGAACTCCACTACACCTACGACATGCCCGATGACGTCGGGGTCGAGGACTTCGCGTGCCCGTACTGCGGCGGCGTCGACTGTCTGGAGGCCGTCGAACTGTGA